The DNA sequence TCAAACACTTCGGCAACTGCCACGCCGGCGAAAAAGTCGACGGCCTCAGCAAGCTCAAAAAATACTTCAACCGTTTCGGTTACATTCCAAATTTACCTACAACCAACCTCACCGATGACTTCGACGGAGACCTTGAAGCCGCCCTCAAAACCTACCAAAAGAACTTCAACCTCAATGTCACCGGCGAGCTCGACGGGCCCACCCTCGAACACCTCGTCAAACCCCGATGCGGCAACGCCGACATAGTCAACGGCACCACCACTATGAACTCCGGAAAACCGGCGTCGTATAACTCCACCAAGTTCCACAGCGTCTCTCACTACTCTTTCTTCCCCGGCACCCCCGTCTGGCCGCAGAACCGCCGCGACCTGACCTATGCTTTCTTGCCGGAGAACGAGCTCTCCGACGAGGTAAAAACCGTGTTCGTCGGCGCCTTCCAGCGGTGGTCGGCGGCGACACCATTAACTTTCCAAGAAACTACCTCCTTCTACTCGGCGGACATCAAGATCGGATTCTTCGTCGGAGACCACGGCGACGGCGAGCCATTCGACGGGGTTTTGGGGACTCTTGCACACGCGTTCTCCCCGCCGAGCGGTAGGTTCCACCTGGACGGCGATGAGAACTGGGTGATCACCGGTGACATCAGCAAGTTCTCCGTGGAGTCAGCCGTGGACCTTGAGTCCGTGGCGGTGCACGAGATAGGGCATCTGCTGGGGTTGGGGCACTCGTCGGTGGAGGATGCGATTATGTACCCGACGATCTCGTCGC is a window from the Malus domestica chromosome 16, GDT2T_hap1 genome containing:
- the LOC103416535 gene encoding metalloendoproteinase 2-MMP produces the protein MKRFQFPLHLFAIALCLSSLSQTSARFFPNISSIPSYLVPNATIPGAWDAFKHFGNCHAGEKVDGLSKLKKYFNRFGYIPNLPTTNLTDDFDGDLEAALKTYQKNFNLNVTGELDGPTLEHLVKPRCGNADIVNGTTTMNSGKPASYNSTKFHSVSHYSFFPGTPVWPQNRRDLTYAFLPENELSDEVKTVFVGAFQRWSAATPLTFQETTSFYSADIKIGFFVGDHGDGEPFDGVLGTLAHAFSPPSGRFHLDGDENWVITGDISKFSVESAVDLESVAVHEIGHLLGLGHSSVEDAIMYPTISSRTKKVELASDDVLGIQTLYGANPNYDGTTTSAPSTQARDTSAAGDHLGSTPTPRLWALRVVLAVGSLLLLF